AACTCAGTGATGCCGAAGTAGCCCGCGGCCTGACCAAGGGAAGGGCTCTGGGCGAAATCGTCTCCCATTACCTCAAACTGGAGGAAACCGTTAGTGCCCGGATGCACCTGTCGCTGGATCAGGCGGTGGAGTATCTGCTCAAGCATTACCGTCCCGAGTTGGAGGAGGTGTCTGTCACGACCGCCATTACCCGTTTTCTCGGGGGGAAGGAGCATGCCCGTCCCAAGACTCTCTCTCATTATGAGTCCTCTCTGAAGCTTCTGCAACGGCTTGACCCGAACACTCTGGTCCACCGGATCGGTCTTCGGGAACTGGAGTCGTTGCTGAGTAAGTATAAGAACCTCAACACCCAGAAGACATATCGGCGGGGTCTGAACACCTTTTTCAACTGGTGCGTACGGCGGCATCACTGTCTTGAGAACCCTTGTTCACGCCTGGACTCCCTGCCTGCGGACTCCTCGCCGGTGAGGATCCTGAGGTTTGAGGAGGTCCGGAGGCTGCTACGGGCAGCCTTGCTCTATCAGGAGGGAATCATGGCTCCGGTGGTGGCGATTGGAATCTTTGCCGGGTTGCGTCCGAGTGAGATTGAAGATCTGAAGCCGAGCAACATCAGGGACGAGTTCATCGTTGTTACCGGGGGCAAGCTTCGTCGCAAGATGAACCGTCGTGTACCCTTGCCTGATATCCTAAAAAACTGGTTATCCAAGTATCCCTTTGACGGTTTACCTGCGGGAAGCACCTACAAAATGAAGTCTCTCAAAAAGGCTACGGGTGCCGAGGTATGGGTTCAGGACATCATCCGCCACACTTCGATCAGTTACCAGTTGGAGCGTGACCGGGACGAGGCTCACACGGCCTTCAACAACGGGACCTCCCGTGCGATGATCGACAGCCATTACCGGGATGTGGTTGAAGACCCTCAGGAGGTGGAGGCTTACTGGTCCCTGACACCGGAGTCTCTGGAGGGGGTCGAGGTCGAGCTGCCCGCCGGTCAGGGCTTTGATGACTGGCCCACAGACAAGGTGTTGTCTCGGCTGGTGTGGGAGAAGCCTCTGCGGGCACTCGGGGCGGAGTTGGGGGTCTCCGACAACGCGGTGCGCAAGCGTTGTCTTGCGAGGGGGATCGAGCTTCCGAAGAATGGTTACTGGCAGCGTCAGCATGCCCGGGAGAGGTTCGGGCGAGGCTGACCCACATTCTTCGGCTCCGGCGTTCCGGGCCTGCCGCAAGTCTGTGTCACCCCGATGGGGGAGGGGGGGCACGGTTTGGTTGGAGGGCCGCATGGCTGACGCCGGGCGACACAGGAGGGCGGAGTCTTGTGTGTTAGTAGGGGAGTCCGATTGTGGAGAATGTCTCACTCTCCCCTTTTGGCCCGATTCTTTTCGTTATCATAGGGCCAAATACCCCGCACGTCATGTTCAGTGCCCTGTTAGTTATCTGAGTAGCAGGGGTTAGTAGAAGTGGGCACGTAGAGGAGCCCTGTCATGATATCCCGATCAGGGCGTGGTGGGTGGGCCTTTAGGCGTCGTTGGAAGCCTTTTTGAGCGGGGATAATGGCTCGAAACAGGGGGCTAATGCCCCTTTTTGCCCCTTAAAAATCCCCCCTTGGGGGCGTTGATGAGACACCGGTCCCCAGGGGCCCTATGTCAAATATTTGCCCTTTGGGTCCCCAGGGTCCCTGTGGGACCGGTGTCTCCTTGATGTAATTCCCTCTGCTTCATCCCCCCGTGAAAGGCACTTCAGGCGGACCGGACGGAGAGACCCTGTGGTCCTGCTTCTCCTCGCCGGGTGGCCAGGCCGATGAAGAGTTCCGGCCCCGTGCGGTGTCCTCTATTCGGAGAAGGTGAGAGGGAGAGGTGAGAGGCTTACTTGTGGACGCGGCTGCTGGCGACCTTGCGGACGGGTTTTGACTTCGTGGGGAGGGTCGGGGCGAGGAATTCATGCGCTTCCAGGCTGAAGGCCCGGGCGATCCGCTCAACCGTACTGACCCAGATCTCCTTCTTGCGGCAGGACTCGATCTGCTGAAGGAATTTCTCGGACATGTCGGCGAGCTCCGCCAGCTCCTGCTGGGTCATGCCATGTTTCTGGCGCAGCTCTCGGCTTCTTTGGGCGACACGTTCGACTGAGTTCACCCCAGCGATCATAGTGGAAAAGGCTTGCTATTGTTACCAGTGATCGCTGGGGTAGTCGGGCCATGGTAAAACTACTGATTCTGCTCATAACGTCCTTCGTCTGGTTGGGGTTTGCCGGTCTTTGTGGCTGTGCGGCAACGGTCTCTTCTCCTAAAGAGGAAGGCGGTGTTAACCCTGCTGAGCCCGGAGTGTCCTCTGGCCCACGGGCAGCGGTGCTGTGGACTCCCTTGGGGCAGGCGGCGAGGCAGACGGACGACCCGGCGGTCATTCGCAGCCTTGTGCGGGCCGGGGAGGATCCCAGCGGGAGAAACCGCTACGGTGCGACGGCGTTGATGTACGCGGGCCTCTCCAACCCCTCGGTGGCGGTCATTCAGGCCCTGATCGCAGCCGGGGCGGACCCGAACGATGCCGACGACGATGAGTTGACCCCGC
Above is a window of Ruficoccus amylovorans DNA encoding:
- a CDS encoding helix-turn-helix domain-containing protein, which gives rise to MIAGVNSVERVAQRSRELRQKHGMTQQELAELADMSEKFLQQIESCRKKEIWVSTVERIARAFSLEAHEFLAPTLPTKSKPVRKVASSRVHK
- a CDS encoding tyrosine-type recombinase/integrase codes for the protein MARPKKDERFRVTLITAASGRKLWRLDGYWPDGRRERKRFKIKADAYEYRAKIENEASGQVADYQLQRTSLSREELSDAEVARGLTKGRALGEIVSHYLKLEETVSARMHLSLDQAVEYLLKHYRPELEEVSVTTAITRFLGGKEHARPKTLSHYESSLKLLQRLDPNTLVHRIGLRELESLLSKYKNLNTQKTYRRGLNTFFNWCVRRHHCLENPCSRLDSLPADSSPVRILRFEEVRRLLRAALLYQEGIMAPVVAIGIFAGLRPSEIEDLKPSNIRDEFIVVTGGKLRRKMNRRVPLPDILKNWLSKYPFDGLPAGSTYKMKSLKKATGAEVWVQDIIRHTSISYQLERDRDEAHTAFNNGTSRAMIDSHYRDVVEDPQEVEAYWSLTPESLEGVEVELPAGQGFDDWPTDKVLSRLVWEKPLRALGAELGVSDNAVRKRCLARGIELPKNGYWQRQHARERFGRG